A window from Rhineura floridana isolate rRhiFlo1 chromosome 19, rRhiFlo1.hap2, whole genome shotgun sequence encodes these proteins:
- the RNF10 gene encoding E3 ubiquitin-protein ligase RNF10 isoform X3, producing the protein MDKSNPCGSGLGPGSSSAAAGKGQQPRSNSAGPAGGESKPKGDGKNANGSKQRYNRKRETSYPKNENFPTQTRRSTSQKSKAFNKMPPQRGGHSNGGKPFSSSSNGGRRDEVAEAQRAEFSPAQFSGPKKISLNHLLNFTFEPRGQTNYFGNGRGTWAKRNRWENKPFSKELFLQANCQFVVCDDQDYTVHFTDPDTLVNWDFVEQVRICSHEVPSCPICLYPPTAAKITHCGHIFCWACILHYLSLSEKTWSKCPICYGSIHKKDLKSVIALETRQYAIGDTITMQLMQREKGVLIAQPKSKLTHLEQPIHLGDEQHGQFSKLLLASKAQVLQEVVLEEKEALLRQYEEEKRTPEACFIEAAIQELKDREGSLMSDRNRESDVAGAVEALVVADSSGKAAGVSQERKPVVEYLSAFEEEILEPSEDSAIGVLPPSETEEASVDDAEESGVDLAGRREMGEASLPESACEKSKTAFSSGHTSTTPFYYFYQAEDGQCLYLHPVNVRCLVREYGSLEKSPEKISATVVEISGHSMTEDVRQRHRYLCHLPLTCEFSICELALKPPVISKETLQMFSDDIEKRKRLRQKKARDERRREHRIEMEENKKQDPEVHIALENLQQFPAFSAFSGEPAENESDAALSAVGGIPVCQPESLPTPLSPAASLGSPSLCVGNLEEETSLPSFAQMLRAGKAKPETWNSSQPKKKEETATLAPPAPGDSDGESDNSDRVPVPSFQNSFSQAIEAAFLKLDKPSTSDHLLEEKRGKKKKQKQKLLFSTSVVHTK; encoded by the exons ATGGACAAGAGCAACCCCTGCGGCTCCGGCCTCGGCCCCGGTTCCTCCTCGGCGGCGGCAGGCAAAGGGCAGCAGCCGCGCTCTAACTCCGCCGGCCCAGCTGGGGGAGAGTCCAAGCCCAAAGGCG ATGGAAAAAATGCAAATGGATCCAAACAGCGTTATAATCGTAAGCGAGAAACTTCGTATCCCAAAAATGAGAACTTCCCCACCCAAACCCGTCGCTCCACTTCACAGaaaagcaaagcttttaacaagatGCCCCCTCAGAGGGGGGGACACAGCAATGGCGGCAAACCTTTTAGCTCTTCTTCTAATGGTGGAAGACGAGATGAG gtaGCAGAGGCCCAGCGGGCAGAGTTTAGCCCTGCCCAGTTCTCTGGCCCCAAGAAAATTAGTCTGAACCACTTGCTGAACTTCACCTTTGAACCTCGTGGCCAAACAAACTACTTTGGGAACGGCCGTGGCACCTGGGCAAAAAGGAACAGATGGGAGAACAAGCCTTTCAGCAAAGAGCTCTTCCTACAAGCCAA CTGCCAGTTTGTGGTGTGTGATGACCAGGATTACACAGTTCATTTCACTGACCCAGACACGCTGGTCAACTGGGACTTCGTGGAGCAAGTG CGGATTTGCAGCCATGAAGTGCCCTCTTGTCCAATATGCTTATACCCGCCTACTGCTGCCAAGATCACCCACTGTGGGCACATCTTCTGCTGGGCATGCATCCTGCATTATCTTTCTCTGAGTGAGAAGACTTGGAGTAAGTGCCCCATCTGTTACGGCTCTATCCACAAGAAAGACCtcaaaag TGTTATTGCTTTGGAAACCCGTCAGTATGCAATTGGTGATACCATTACAATGCAGCTGATGCAACGGGAGAAAGGGGTTTTGATAGCACAGCCAAAGTCGAAGCTGACACATTTGGAGCAGCCTATTCATTTGGGAG ATGAGCAGCATGGCCAGTTCTCAAAGCTGCTTCTGGCCTCTAAGGCTCAGGTGCTGCAGGAAGTTGTcttggaggaaaaggaggcacTCTTGCGCCAGTATGAGGAGGAGAAGCGCACCCCCGAAGCCTGTTTCATTGAAGCTGCCATTCAGGAGCTGAAG GATCGAGAGGGCAGCTTGATGTCTGACAGAAACAGAGAGAGTGACGTTGCAGGAGCTGTGGAGGCACTTGTTGTGGCAGACTCTTCTGGCAAAGCAGCAGGAGTGTCCCAGGAGAGGAAG CCTGTTGTGGAGTATCTTTCTGCTTTTGAAGAAGAAATCCTGGAGCCTTCTGAGGATTCTGCAATTGGTGTTCTACCCccttctgagacagaagaggcctCAGTGGATGATGCGGAGGAATCTGGGGTGGACCTGGCAGGAAGGAGGGAAATGGGAGAAGCTAGTTTGCCTGAATCCGCCTGTGAGAAATCTAAAACGGCATTCAGCAGTGGGCACACGAGTACCACTCCTTTCTACTATTTCTATCAAG CTGAGGATGGGCAGTGCCTGTATCTTCACCCAGTGAACGTTCGCTGTCTTGTGCGTGAGTACGGCAGCCTGGAGAAGAGCCCGGAGAAGATCAGTGCCACTGTGGTGGAGATATCTGGCCACTCCATGACCGAG GATGTACGGCAGCGTCATCGTTACCTGTGTCATTTGCCACTCACCTGTGAGTTCAGTATCTGTGAACTGGCTTTGAAGCCTCCTGTGATTTCAAAGGAAACACTGCAGATGTTTTCAG ATGACATTGAAAAAAGGAAGCGCctgagacagaagaaagctcgtgATGAGCGACGCCGGGAGCACAGAATTGAGATGGAGGAAAATAAGAAGCAAG ATCCAGAGGTTCACATTGCTTTAGAAAACTTGCAGCAGTTCCCTGCCTTCAGTGCATTTTCAGGAGAACCTGCTGAGAACGAGAGCGATGCTGCGCTGTCTGCTGTTGGCGGAATCCCTGTTTGTCAACCAG AGTCTTTGCCTACACCACTATCTCCTGCAGCCAGCCTTGGCAGCCCATCACTCTGTGTTGGAAATCTGGAGGAGGAAACTAGCCTCCCCTCATTTGCCCAG ATGCTGAGGGCTGGAAAAGCTAAACCAGAAACATGGAATAGTTCACAGCCAAAGAAGAAAG aagAAACTGCCACCTTGGCACCTCCTGCTCCAGGAGACAGCGATGGGGAGAGTGATAACTCGGACCGTGTCCCTGTGCCTAGTTTCCAGAACTCCTTCAGCCAAGCTATAGAGGCAGCCTTCCTTAAACTGGACAAGCCGTCCACTTCTGACCATCTCCTGG AGGAAAAAAGAGgcaagaagaagaagcagaagcaaaagttACTGTTCAGCACTTCCGTGGTTCATACCAAGTGA
- the RNF10 gene encoding E3 ubiquitin-protein ligase RNF10 isoform X4, with amino-acid sequence MDKSNPCGSGLGPGSSSAAAGKGQQPRSNSAGPAGGESKPKGDGKNANGSKQRYNRKRETSYPKNENFPTQTRRSTSQKSKAFNKMPPQRGGHSNGGKPFSSSSNGGRRDEVAEAQRAEFSPAQFSGPKKISLNHLLNFTFEPRGQTNYFGNGRGTWAKRNRWENKPFSKELFLQANCQFVVCDDQDYTVHFTDPDTLVNWDFVEQVRICSHEVPSCPICLYPPTAAKITHCGHIFCWACILHYLSLSEKTWSKCPICYGSIHKKDLKSVIALETRQYAIGDTITMQLMQREKGVLIAQPKSKLTHLEQPIHLGDEQHGQFSKLLLASKAQVLQEVVLEEKEALLRQYEEEKRTPEACFIEAAIQELKDREGSLMSDRNRESDVAGAVEALVVADSSGKAAGVSQERKPVVEYLSAFEEEILEPSEDSAIGVLPPSETEEASVDDAEESGVDLAGRREMGEASLPESACEKSKTAFSSGHTSTTPFYYFYQAEDGQCLYLHPVNVRCLVREYGSLEKSPEKISATVVEISGHSMTEDVRQRHRYLCHLPLTCEFSICELALKPPVISKETLQMFSDDIEKRKRLRQKKARDERRREHRIEMEENKKQGRYPEVHIALENLQQFPAFSAFSGEPAENESDAALSAVGGIPVCQPDAEGWKS; translated from the exons ATGGACAAGAGCAACCCCTGCGGCTCCGGCCTCGGCCCCGGTTCCTCCTCGGCGGCGGCAGGCAAAGGGCAGCAGCCGCGCTCTAACTCCGCCGGCCCAGCTGGGGGAGAGTCCAAGCCCAAAGGCG ATGGAAAAAATGCAAATGGATCCAAACAGCGTTATAATCGTAAGCGAGAAACTTCGTATCCCAAAAATGAGAACTTCCCCACCCAAACCCGTCGCTCCACTTCACAGaaaagcaaagcttttaacaagatGCCCCCTCAGAGGGGGGGACACAGCAATGGCGGCAAACCTTTTAGCTCTTCTTCTAATGGTGGAAGACGAGATGAG gtaGCAGAGGCCCAGCGGGCAGAGTTTAGCCCTGCCCAGTTCTCTGGCCCCAAGAAAATTAGTCTGAACCACTTGCTGAACTTCACCTTTGAACCTCGTGGCCAAACAAACTACTTTGGGAACGGCCGTGGCACCTGGGCAAAAAGGAACAGATGGGAGAACAAGCCTTTCAGCAAAGAGCTCTTCCTACAAGCCAA CTGCCAGTTTGTGGTGTGTGATGACCAGGATTACACAGTTCATTTCACTGACCCAGACACGCTGGTCAACTGGGACTTCGTGGAGCAAGTG CGGATTTGCAGCCATGAAGTGCCCTCTTGTCCAATATGCTTATACCCGCCTACTGCTGCCAAGATCACCCACTGTGGGCACATCTTCTGCTGGGCATGCATCCTGCATTATCTTTCTCTGAGTGAGAAGACTTGGAGTAAGTGCCCCATCTGTTACGGCTCTATCCACAAGAAAGACCtcaaaag TGTTATTGCTTTGGAAACCCGTCAGTATGCAATTGGTGATACCATTACAATGCAGCTGATGCAACGGGAGAAAGGGGTTTTGATAGCACAGCCAAAGTCGAAGCTGACACATTTGGAGCAGCCTATTCATTTGGGAG ATGAGCAGCATGGCCAGTTCTCAAAGCTGCTTCTGGCCTCTAAGGCTCAGGTGCTGCAGGAAGTTGTcttggaggaaaaggaggcacTCTTGCGCCAGTATGAGGAGGAGAAGCGCACCCCCGAAGCCTGTTTCATTGAAGCTGCCATTCAGGAGCTGAAG GATCGAGAGGGCAGCTTGATGTCTGACAGAAACAGAGAGAGTGACGTTGCAGGAGCTGTGGAGGCACTTGTTGTGGCAGACTCTTCTGGCAAAGCAGCAGGAGTGTCCCAGGAGAGGAAG CCTGTTGTGGAGTATCTTTCTGCTTTTGAAGAAGAAATCCTGGAGCCTTCTGAGGATTCTGCAATTGGTGTTCTACCCccttctgagacagaagaggcctCAGTGGATGATGCGGAGGAATCTGGGGTGGACCTGGCAGGAAGGAGGGAAATGGGAGAAGCTAGTTTGCCTGAATCCGCCTGTGAGAAATCTAAAACGGCATTCAGCAGTGGGCACACGAGTACCACTCCTTTCTACTATTTCTATCAAG CTGAGGATGGGCAGTGCCTGTATCTTCACCCAGTGAACGTTCGCTGTCTTGTGCGTGAGTACGGCAGCCTGGAGAAGAGCCCGGAGAAGATCAGTGCCACTGTGGTGGAGATATCTGGCCACTCCATGACCGAG GATGTACGGCAGCGTCATCGTTACCTGTGTCATTTGCCACTCACCTGTGAGTTCAGTATCTGTGAACTGGCTTTGAAGCCTCCTGTGATTTCAAAGGAAACACTGCAGATGTTTTCAG ATGACATTGAAAAAAGGAAGCGCctgagacagaagaaagctcgtgATGAGCGACGCCGGGAGCACAGAATTGAGATGGAGGAAAATAAGAAGCAAGGCAGGT ATCCAGAGGTTCACATTGCTTTAGAAAACTTGCAGCAGTTCCCTGCCTTCAGTGCATTTTCAGGAGAACCTGCTGAGAACGAGAGCGATGCTGCGCTGTCTGCTGTTGGCGGAATCCCTGTTTGTCAACCAG ATGCTGAGGGCTGGAAAAGCTAA
- the RNF10 gene encoding E3 ubiquitin-protein ligase RNF10 isoform X2, with translation MDKSNPCGSGLGPGSSSAAAGKGQQPRSNSAGPAGGESKPKGDGKNANGSKQRYNRKRETSYPKNENFPTQTRRSTSQKSKAFNKMPPQRGGHSNGGKPFSSSSNGGRRDEVAEAQRAEFSPAQFSGPKKISLNHLLNFTFEPRGQTNYFGNGRGTWAKRNRWENKPFSKELFLQANCQFVVCDDQDYTVHFTDPDTLVNWDFVEQVRICSHEVPSCPICLYPPTAAKITHCGHIFCWACILHYLSLSEKTWSKCPICYGSIHKKDLKSVIALETRQYAIGDTITMQLMQREKGVLIAQPKSKLTHLEQPIHLGDEQHGQFSKLLLASKAQVLQEVVLEEKEALLRQYEEEKRTPEACFIEAAIQELKDREGSLMSDRNRESDVAGAVEALVVADSSGKAAGVSQERKPVVEYLSAFEEEILEPSEDSAIGVLPPSETEEASVDDAEESGVDLAGRREMGEASLPESACEKSKTAFSSGHTSTTPFYYFYQAEDGQCLYLHPVNVRCLVREYGSLEKSPEKISATVVEISGHSMTEDVRQRHRYLCHLPLTCEFSICELALKPPVISKETLQMFSDDIEKRKRLRQKKARDERRREHRIEMEENKKQGRYPEVHIALENLQQFPAFSAFSGEPAENESDAALSAVGGIPVCQPESLPTPLSPAASLGSPSLCVGNLEEETSLPSFAQMLRAGKAKPETWNSSQPKKKETATLAPPAPGDSDGESDNSDRVPVPSFQNSFSQAIEAAFLKLDKPSTSDHLLEEKRGKKKKQKQKLLFSTSVVHTK, from the exons ATGGACAAGAGCAACCCCTGCGGCTCCGGCCTCGGCCCCGGTTCCTCCTCGGCGGCGGCAGGCAAAGGGCAGCAGCCGCGCTCTAACTCCGCCGGCCCAGCTGGGGGAGAGTCCAAGCCCAAAGGCG ATGGAAAAAATGCAAATGGATCCAAACAGCGTTATAATCGTAAGCGAGAAACTTCGTATCCCAAAAATGAGAACTTCCCCACCCAAACCCGTCGCTCCACTTCACAGaaaagcaaagcttttaacaagatGCCCCCTCAGAGGGGGGGACACAGCAATGGCGGCAAACCTTTTAGCTCTTCTTCTAATGGTGGAAGACGAGATGAG gtaGCAGAGGCCCAGCGGGCAGAGTTTAGCCCTGCCCAGTTCTCTGGCCCCAAGAAAATTAGTCTGAACCACTTGCTGAACTTCACCTTTGAACCTCGTGGCCAAACAAACTACTTTGGGAACGGCCGTGGCACCTGGGCAAAAAGGAACAGATGGGAGAACAAGCCTTTCAGCAAAGAGCTCTTCCTACAAGCCAA CTGCCAGTTTGTGGTGTGTGATGACCAGGATTACACAGTTCATTTCACTGACCCAGACACGCTGGTCAACTGGGACTTCGTGGAGCAAGTG CGGATTTGCAGCCATGAAGTGCCCTCTTGTCCAATATGCTTATACCCGCCTACTGCTGCCAAGATCACCCACTGTGGGCACATCTTCTGCTGGGCATGCATCCTGCATTATCTTTCTCTGAGTGAGAAGACTTGGAGTAAGTGCCCCATCTGTTACGGCTCTATCCACAAGAAAGACCtcaaaag TGTTATTGCTTTGGAAACCCGTCAGTATGCAATTGGTGATACCATTACAATGCAGCTGATGCAACGGGAGAAAGGGGTTTTGATAGCACAGCCAAAGTCGAAGCTGACACATTTGGAGCAGCCTATTCATTTGGGAG ATGAGCAGCATGGCCAGTTCTCAAAGCTGCTTCTGGCCTCTAAGGCTCAGGTGCTGCAGGAAGTTGTcttggaggaaaaggaggcacTCTTGCGCCAGTATGAGGAGGAGAAGCGCACCCCCGAAGCCTGTTTCATTGAAGCTGCCATTCAGGAGCTGAAG GATCGAGAGGGCAGCTTGATGTCTGACAGAAACAGAGAGAGTGACGTTGCAGGAGCTGTGGAGGCACTTGTTGTGGCAGACTCTTCTGGCAAAGCAGCAGGAGTGTCCCAGGAGAGGAAG CCTGTTGTGGAGTATCTTTCTGCTTTTGAAGAAGAAATCCTGGAGCCTTCTGAGGATTCTGCAATTGGTGTTCTACCCccttctgagacagaagaggcctCAGTGGATGATGCGGAGGAATCTGGGGTGGACCTGGCAGGAAGGAGGGAAATGGGAGAAGCTAGTTTGCCTGAATCCGCCTGTGAGAAATCTAAAACGGCATTCAGCAGTGGGCACACGAGTACCACTCCTTTCTACTATTTCTATCAAG CTGAGGATGGGCAGTGCCTGTATCTTCACCCAGTGAACGTTCGCTGTCTTGTGCGTGAGTACGGCAGCCTGGAGAAGAGCCCGGAGAAGATCAGTGCCACTGTGGTGGAGATATCTGGCCACTCCATGACCGAG GATGTACGGCAGCGTCATCGTTACCTGTGTCATTTGCCACTCACCTGTGAGTTCAGTATCTGTGAACTGGCTTTGAAGCCTCCTGTGATTTCAAAGGAAACACTGCAGATGTTTTCAG ATGACATTGAAAAAAGGAAGCGCctgagacagaagaaagctcgtgATGAGCGACGCCGGGAGCACAGAATTGAGATGGAGGAAAATAAGAAGCAAGGCAGGT ATCCAGAGGTTCACATTGCTTTAGAAAACTTGCAGCAGTTCCCTGCCTTCAGTGCATTTTCAGGAGAACCTGCTGAGAACGAGAGCGATGCTGCGCTGTCTGCTGTTGGCGGAATCCCTGTTTGTCAACCAG AGTCTTTGCCTACACCACTATCTCCTGCAGCCAGCCTTGGCAGCCCATCACTCTGTGTTGGAAATCTGGAGGAGGAAACTAGCCTCCCCTCATTTGCCCAG ATGCTGAGGGCTGGAAAAGCTAAACCAGAAACATGGAATAGTTCACAGCCAAAGAAGAAAG AAACTGCCACCTTGGCACCTCCTGCTCCAGGAGACAGCGATGGGGAGAGTGATAACTCGGACCGTGTCCCTGTGCCTAGTTTCCAGAACTCCTTCAGCCAAGCTATAGAGGCAGCCTTCCTTAAACTGGACAAGCCGTCCACTTCTGACCATCTCCTGG AGGAAAAAAGAGgcaagaagaagaagcagaagcaaaagttACTGTTCAGCACTTCCGTGGTTCATACCAAGTGA
- the RNF10 gene encoding E3 ubiquitin-protein ligase RNF10 isoform X1, which yields MDKSNPCGSGLGPGSSSAAAGKGQQPRSNSAGPAGGESKPKGDGKNANGSKQRYNRKRETSYPKNENFPTQTRRSTSQKSKAFNKMPPQRGGHSNGGKPFSSSSNGGRRDEVAEAQRAEFSPAQFSGPKKISLNHLLNFTFEPRGQTNYFGNGRGTWAKRNRWENKPFSKELFLQANCQFVVCDDQDYTVHFTDPDTLVNWDFVEQVRICSHEVPSCPICLYPPTAAKITHCGHIFCWACILHYLSLSEKTWSKCPICYGSIHKKDLKSVIALETRQYAIGDTITMQLMQREKGVLIAQPKSKLTHLEQPIHLGDEQHGQFSKLLLASKAQVLQEVVLEEKEALLRQYEEEKRTPEACFIEAAIQELKDREGSLMSDRNRESDVAGAVEALVVADSSGKAAGVSQERKPVVEYLSAFEEEILEPSEDSAIGVLPPSETEEASVDDAEESGVDLAGRREMGEASLPESACEKSKTAFSSGHTSTTPFYYFYQAEDGQCLYLHPVNVRCLVREYGSLEKSPEKISATVVEISGHSMTEDVRQRHRYLCHLPLTCEFSICELALKPPVISKETLQMFSDDIEKRKRLRQKKARDERRREHRIEMEENKKQGRYPEVHIALENLQQFPAFSAFSGEPAENESDAALSAVGGIPVCQPESLPTPLSPAASLGSPSLCVGNLEEETSLPSFAQMLRAGKAKPETWNSSQPKKKEETATLAPPAPGDSDGESDNSDRVPVPSFQNSFSQAIEAAFLKLDKPSTSDHLLEEKRGKKKKQKQKLLFSTSVVHTK from the exons ATGGACAAGAGCAACCCCTGCGGCTCCGGCCTCGGCCCCGGTTCCTCCTCGGCGGCGGCAGGCAAAGGGCAGCAGCCGCGCTCTAACTCCGCCGGCCCAGCTGGGGGAGAGTCCAAGCCCAAAGGCG ATGGAAAAAATGCAAATGGATCCAAACAGCGTTATAATCGTAAGCGAGAAACTTCGTATCCCAAAAATGAGAACTTCCCCACCCAAACCCGTCGCTCCACTTCACAGaaaagcaaagcttttaacaagatGCCCCCTCAGAGGGGGGGACACAGCAATGGCGGCAAACCTTTTAGCTCTTCTTCTAATGGTGGAAGACGAGATGAG gtaGCAGAGGCCCAGCGGGCAGAGTTTAGCCCTGCCCAGTTCTCTGGCCCCAAGAAAATTAGTCTGAACCACTTGCTGAACTTCACCTTTGAACCTCGTGGCCAAACAAACTACTTTGGGAACGGCCGTGGCACCTGGGCAAAAAGGAACAGATGGGAGAACAAGCCTTTCAGCAAAGAGCTCTTCCTACAAGCCAA CTGCCAGTTTGTGGTGTGTGATGACCAGGATTACACAGTTCATTTCACTGACCCAGACACGCTGGTCAACTGGGACTTCGTGGAGCAAGTG CGGATTTGCAGCCATGAAGTGCCCTCTTGTCCAATATGCTTATACCCGCCTACTGCTGCCAAGATCACCCACTGTGGGCACATCTTCTGCTGGGCATGCATCCTGCATTATCTTTCTCTGAGTGAGAAGACTTGGAGTAAGTGCCCCATCTGTTACGGCTCTATCCACAAGAAAGACCtcaaaag TGTTATTGCTTTGGAAACCCGTCAGTATGCAATTGGTGATACCATTACAATGCAGCTGATGCAACGGGAGAAAGGGGTTTTGATAGCACAGCCAAAGTCGAAGCTGACACATTTGGAGCAGCCTATTCATTTGGGAG ATGAGCAGCATGGCCAGTTCTCAAAGCTGCTTCTGGCCTCTAAGGCTCAGGTGCTGCAGGAAGTTGTcttggaggaaaaggaggcacTCTTGCGCCAGTATGAGGAGGAGAAGCGCACCCCCGAAGCCTGTTTCATTGAAGCTGCCATTCAGGAGCTGAAG GATCGAGAGGGCAGCTTGATGTCTGACAGAAACAGAGAGAGTGACGTTGCAGGAGCTGTGGAGGCACTTGTTGTGGCAGACTCTTCTGGCAAAGCAGCAGGAGTGTCCCAGGAGAGGAAG CCTGTTGTGGAGTATCTTTCTGCTTTTGAAGAAGAAATCCTGGAGCCTTCTGAGGATTCTGCAATTGGTGTTCTACCCccttctgagacagaagaggcctCAGTGGATGATGCGGAGGAATCTGGGGTGGACCTGGCAGGAAGGAGGGAAATGGGAGAAGCTAGTTTGCCTGAATCCGCCTGTGAGAAATCTAAAACGGCATTCAGCAGTGGGCACACGAGTACCACTCCTTTCTACTATTTCTATCAAG CTGAGGATGGGCAGTGCCTGTATCTTCACCCAGTGAACGTTCGCTGTCTTGTGCGTGAGTACGGCAGCCTGGAGAAGAGCCCGGAGAAGATCAGTGCCACTGTGGTGGAGATATCTGGCCACTCCATGACCGAG GATGTACGGCAGCGTCATCGTTACCTGTGTCATTTGCCACTCACCTGTGAGTTCAGTATCTGTGAACTGGCTTTGAAGCCTCCTGTGATTTCAAAGGAAACACTGCAGATGTTTTCAG ATGACATTGAAAAAAGGAAGCGCctgagacagaagaaagctcgtgATGAGCGACGCCGGGAGCACAGAATTGAGATGGAGGAAAATAAGAAGCAAGGCAGGT ATCCAGAGGTTCACATTGCTTTAGAAAACTTGCAGCAGTTCCCTGCCTTCAGTGCATTTTCAGGAGAACCTGCTGAGAACGAGAGCGATGCTGCGCTGTCTGCTGTTGGCGGAATCCCTGTTTGTCAACCAG AGTCTTTGCCTACACCACTATCTCCTGCAGCCAGCCTTGGCAGCCCATCACTCTGTGTTGGAAATCTGGAGGAGGAAACTAGCCTCCCCTCATTTGCCCAG ATGCTGAGGGCTGGAAAAGCTAAACCAGAAACATGGAATAGTTCACAGCCAAAGAAGAAAG aagAAACTGCCACCTTGGCACCTCCTGCTCCAGGAGACAGCGATGGGGAGAGTGATAACTCGGACCGTGTCCCTGTGCCTAGTTTCCAGAACTCCTTCAGCCAAGCTATAGAGGCAGCCTTCCTTAAACTGGACAAGCCGTCCACTTCTGACCATCTCCTGG AGGAAAAAAGAGgcaagaagaagaagcagaagcaaaagttACTGTTCAGCACTTCCGTGGTTCATACCAAGTGA